A genomic segment from Drosophila miranda strain MSH22 chromosome 3, D.miranda_PacBio2.1, whole genome shotgun sequence encodes:
- the LOC108160783 gene encoding uncharacterized protein LOC108160783: MEYHRPADAQTMLLIMIVIIGCSTTAHGQSYLIALENVLNESPQPQPQHQPPYNLTTANSTTDVDPFANSTRIIVYKNTVVEPSNELSQTAMDVITIVWYVATFLALAAFFMLMACSDRRCRDMRRHHSGAGAQSEGVRAPPTPSPSYSEFAPPSYDTVIKMQHAAKTSVFVIPFNKASDPGGNPAPTSQPPPVTCNIYTVHELQKSGN; encoded by the exons ATGGAATATCACCGACCAGCAGATGCCCAGACAATGCTGCTAATTATGATAG TTATCATCGGCTGCTCGACCACAGCGCACGGCCAGTCCTATCTGATCGCCCTGGAGAACGTTCTCAACGAGtccccccagccccagccccagcaccAGCCGCCATACAACCTGACGACTGCGAACAGCACAACAGATGTGGATCCGTTTGCCAACAGCACTCGCATAATTGTCTACAAGAACA CTGTCGTAGAGCCATCAAACGAATTGTCCCAGACGGCCATGGATGTGATTACGATCGTGTGGTACGTGGCAACCTTTCTGGCTCTCGCGGCCTTCTTTATGCTGATGGCCTGCTCGGATCGCAGGTGTCGCGACATGAGGCGCCACCATTCTGGAGCTGGAGCTCAAAGCGAGGGCGTAAGAGCGCCACCCACTCCCTCACCGTCGTACAGCGAGTTTGCACCACCCAGCTACGACACGGTTATCAAGATGCAGCATGCGGCCAAGACCAGTGTCTTTGTGATACCCTTCAACAAGGCCAGCGACCCAGGAGGCAATCCCGCACCCACGTCCCAACCTCCACCAGTCACGTGCAATATTTACACAGTCCATGAGTTGCAGAAATCGGGGAATTAA
- the LOC108160784 gene encoding uncharacterized protein LOC108160784 isoform X2 encodes MSIRKSLFSCLMVALVMATMLRSVRADIETNEVNDQDVYMLQGVRVYPNDRQCVLVGGLCVKTSDCTEPTNNKGLCPTSVHHGVECCYELRPKPESSPNLNK; translated from the exons ATGTCGATAAGAAAGAGCTTGTTTAGCTGCCTGATGGTGGCTCTAGTgatggcgacgatgctccGCTCCGTACGGGCGGACATCGAGACAAACGAAGTGAACGATCAAGATGTGTACA TGCTTCAGGGAGTACGGGTGTATCCGAATGACCGCCAGTGCGTGCTGGTTGGAGGACTGTGCGTGAAGACTAGCGACTGTACGGAGCCAACCAACAACAAGGGACTGTGCCCCACCAGCGTCCACCATGGTGTGGAATGCTGCTACGAAC TTCGACCCAAACCCGAGTCTAGTCCAaatttaaacaaataa
- the LOC108160784 gene encoding U-scoloptoxin(19)-Sm1a isoform X1, whose protein sequence is MSIRKSLFSCLMVALVMATMLRSVRADIETNEVNDQDVYMLQGVRVYPNDRQCVLVGGLCVKTSDCTEPTNNKGLCPTSVHHGVECCYELPVRPAPCAEHLGMCMDRCHQRLLRPGTDCVNGQVCCVLI, encoded by the exons ATGTCGATAAGAAAGAGCTTGTTTAGCTGCCTGATGGTGGCTCTAGTgatggcgacgatgctccGCTCCGTACGGGCGGACATCGAGACAAACGAAGTGAACGATCAAGATGTGTACA TGCTTCAGGGAGTACGGGTGTATCCGAATGACCGCCAGTGCGTGCTGGTTGGAGGACTGTGCGTGAAGACTAGCGACTGTACGGAGCCAACCAACAACAAGGGACTGTGCCCCACCAGCGTCCACCATGGTGTGGAATGCTGCTACGAAC TGCCGGTCCGACCAGCGCCCTGTGCGGAACACCTGGGAATGTGCATGGATCGATGCCACCAGAGGCTCTTGAGACCTGGTACCGATTGCGTCAATGGACAAGTCTGCTGTGTTTTGATTTAG